The Mycolicibacterium aurum genome segment CACTTTCTCGCCGCCCTGCCAGCCCGCGGCGTATTGACCGCGGGAGGTGTTGAGGTCCAACGGTTCCGCGAGTTGGGTCGCCGAGAGCACCTTGATCTTCTCGGCCTGCAGCTCCGAGGGCTGGAAGCTGACCGGTTCCTCCATGGCGGTGAGCGCGAGCAGCTGCAGCAGATGATTCTGGATGACGTCGCGCGCGGCGCCGACTCCGTCGTAGTAGCCGCCTCGACCGCCGAGCCCGATGTCCTCGGCCATGGTGATCTGGACATGGTCTACGTAGTGGGCGTTCCAGATGGGTTCGAACATCTGGTTGGCGAAGCGCAGCGCCAGCAGGTTCTGGACGGTCTCCTTGCCGAGGTAGTGGTCGATGCGGAACACCGAGGACTCGGGGAAGACGCTGTTCACCAGATTGTTCAGGTCTTCGGCGCTGGACAGGTCGTGGCCGAACGGCTTCTCGATGATGACCCGGCTCCAGCACCCGTCCGGCTTCTCGGCCAACCCGGACTTGGACAGCTGCTCGAGTACCTGCGGGAACGCCTTCGGCGGGATCGACAGGTAGAACGCGTGATTGCCGCCGGTGCCGCGCTCGGCGTCGAGTTTCTGCAGCGTCTCGCTGAGTTGCTCGAAGGCCTTGTCGTCGTCGAAAGTGCCTTGGACGAACCGGAATCCCTCGGCCAGCCGGTCCCAGACCTCTTGCCGGAAAGGCGTGCGGGCGTGCTGCTTGACCGCGTCGTAGACGACCTTCGCGAAGTCCTCGTCGGCCCAGTCGCGACGGGCGAAGCCGATGAGCGAGAAGGTGGGCGACAGCAGCCCGCGGTTGGCCAGGTCATAGATCGCCGGCATCAGCTTCTTGCGGGCGAGATCGCCTGTCACACCGAAGATCACCACGCCGCAGGGGCCTGCGATCCGCGGCATCCGTTTGTCCCGCTTGTCTCGTAGCGGGTTCACCCAGTCCGGCGGAGTGCTGCTGCAGTCGCTCATCGTCTATCGCTCATCGTCTATCGCTCCTCGCGCAAGCGCTCGTCGTCGTATCGCTCTTCGCGCAAGCGCTCATCGGTGCGGACGTCACTTCTTTTCGTCGAGCTGGCCCTGGGTGGCTTCCAACAACTCCTGCCACGACTTCTCGAACTTCTCCACGCCCTCGTTCTCCAGTGCCAGGAACACGTCGGTCAGGTCGATTCCGATCGCGGAGAGCTGGTCGAAGATCTCCTGCGACTCGGCGGCGCGGCCGGTGATGGTGTCGCCGCTGATCACGCCGTGGTCGGCGACGGCGTCCATCGTCTTCTCCGGCATCGTGTTGACCGTGTTGGGAGCGACGAGCTCCGTCACGTACAGCGTGTCGGAGTAGTCGGGATTCTTTACGCCGGTCGAGGCCCACAGCGGACGTTGGACGCGGGCGCCGGAGGAGCTCAGGGCGGCGAAGCGGTCGCCGCCGAGGAAGACCTCTTCGTAGGCGGCGTAGGCGAGGCGGGCATTGGCCACACCGGCCTTCCCACGCAGAGCAAGCGCCTCGTCGGTGCCGATATCCTCCAGCCGCTTGTCGATCTCGGTGTCCACGCGGGAGACGAAGAACGATGCGACGGAATG includes the following:
- the zwf gene encoding glucose-6-phosphate dehydrogenase encodes the protein MSDCSSTPPDWVNPLRDKRDKRMPRIAGPCGVVIFGVTGDLARKKLMPAIYDLANRGLLSPTFSLIGFARRDWADEDFAKVVYDAVKQHARTPFRQEVWDRLAEGFRFVQGTFDDDKAFEQLSETLQKLDAERGTGGNHAFYLSIPPKAFPQVLEQLSKSGLAEKPDGCWSRVIIEKPFGHDLSSAEDLNNLVNSVFPESSVFRIDHYLGKETVQNLLALRFANQMFEPIWNAHYVDHVQITMAEDIGLGGRGGYYDGVGAARDVIQNHLLQLLALTAMEEPVSFQPSELQAEKIKVLSATQLAEPLDLNTSRGQYAAGWQGGEKVVGLLDEEGFSKDSTTETFAAITVDVDTRRWAGVPFYLRTGKRLGRRVTEIALIFKRAPHLPFDATMTEELGQNALVIRVQPDEGITLRFGSKVPGNQMEVRDVSMDFSYGSAFAEDSPEAYERLILDVLLGEPSLFPVNAEVELAWKILDPALEYWASHGKPDTYEAGTWGPESAFEMLRRTGREWRRP